TTTATCTGGGATGGATATTCAAAGCTCGGTCAACTGGATCCGTGTTTCCTACTATTGAGAGATTGGCATCCATCCTTTTGTTTACCGGGAGGCGTAACTCGCGCAAACCTCTCTTCCCTTCTCGTAGAACTCGTTCCAACTTAATAATGGTAGGAGACTCATTCGTAGGAGATACATTGTCATCtttcacatcatcatcatcatcatcatcatcaccatgaaatatttttcattgtttataacaaaaaatataatcataaatttttttctcaACTATGAGTCATAAGTTTCTTTTGTACCATTATAATTCGACACAAAATTTTCTTAAACTATTAATGTCTATACTCGTATACCTCAtgttactaacttaagcatcagatTAATTAGGTCAGGAAACCTCTTTTGACTTTAATCTTCGTATAGATGGTACCTTAGGAGCTTGACATTCTCACCTTAGAGACATTCCTATAATATCGAGTCATTCTTCTAGCACCAAACCTCTTTTTAGCATTTTGATGCTAGAAGAATGACTTGATATTATAGGAATATCGAGCTTACCAACCCTCTTAACAAATGCCAAAACAAGGAGGCTTTTATCCCGACCTATAATACATTTATTCAAGGGGGCAGTAGTCATCATATCCACACATGGATGCATCTATCTCGGTGCAAACGCCGGTGCAAACGCTGATGCAATACTGACGTCTATTCAATGATCTAGGGGTGACCCCAAGTCACATATTCATCCCAATTGAGGCATCATTAAACTTCATTTAGCATGTGCAAATGCTAATAGGTATGATGCAAGCTATTATTCCACTCTTGTCTTAACTAGCCCATTAAGCAACGCCACCGCCTTAGCCACAACTAGTAGCTCAATTGACAATGGCATTAGTGCTTGTCGAGGTTTTCCCACCAAACACAATGCCAATATCTCAAGAACCCTTGAGACCCATCAAGATATTGGTCAGGCAAGAACCATATTCCTCAATTACGAAATTTAATGGACTGCCATGCCACCATCTTATTCCACCCGAATTCCAAACCCAAACgacatatttgataaataattataTGAGAATTTAACTACGACAGATGGGCTAACATTTGGAAGAAATGCAATGAAAATTCTAATAATCCAGAGAAGAAGAGTTGACCAACCCTACCTCGTGTCTATCGTCATTCACTAATAACTTCAGCAGAAATTGATCATAATCAACTTCTATCTTCTCGTTGGTAATATCATTCGATTTCGACTCGTTGGAGGGGTGCAAGATGTACATCCATCACTTGTCAAAGAGGCCTTCATGATATGACTCAAGCCTTCTTATCATTTTTGGTCGTTGATAGAGAAGTCACTGATGATGGTATTCGAAGTACTCTAACAAGCCAATCAATACATAGTGACACAGGTATTGATCTTGGATAAACATAAAGAGACATGCAAAAGGCCAAGATAGGATCAACAATAAATCCAATCAATCCTAAGGTCACCATGGTGATAAGATGTGATAGACCCGAATTACCTCACTCGAGACTCGAGTCAACCCTATTTAATATGACTAGAACTGAAGTTTTTTtacaaataagaaagaataaactCTTAAAAGACCTTCAATCAATATAGACTCTATTAGAGAAGAGAGATAGATTCAAGTACTATCGTTTCTATCAAAATTACGGCCATGACACAAAAGACTATCGTGATTTAAAATAATAGATTAAAGAACTCATTCATAGAGGACACATTGGGCAATTTATCCGAAAGCACTAAGAACCTTCACCTCGACCCTAAGGACTAGTGGAAATATAAATTGACATCATCATTGGTAGACTAATTTTGAGAGGAGATAGCTCATCGAGTTATAAAGTTTACACCCAATCTACCATTGAAAAGTGCCTACGGACAAAGGATAACCTCGAGATAACCTTCAAAGAGGAAAATACAAAGTATCTCAACCCGAATCATGATAATGTTTTAGTTGTCTTTATGAGGATGATCAATACATGAGTAAAAAGAGTCATGATTGATACAAGTAgctctattgatatcatctacttTGACGCTTTCCAAAAGCTCAGAATATTGACTAACAAACTCACCCCATGACATCTTTGTTGACAAGGTTCACTAGTGACTCGATCTCCCCTCTTAGGACTGTGAACCTACATGTCACATTTGGGGTCGAGCCATACTCTAAACCGGTGATGACCAAGTTCATAATACTCGATATCCTCTTGACATATAATGCAATCATAGGACACCTCATGCTAAATAGGCTAAGGGCAGTGGTGTTGACCTATCATATGATAatgaaattttcaataaaaattgaCATTGGAGAATTGAGAAGCAATATGTGAAAGTCACACTAATGCTACCTTACGATAATCTCCTTACAAAAGAAGCTATAATTTGAGGCACTGCTTATGGATCCTCGAAGTTTCGTTAAATTTTTCTCACACTCTGAGCCGATGAAATAATTGATTGAGGTACTCTTACATAAAACCTATCTCGATTAAATTGTTAAGGTTGAGGCAATACTTCTCGAGGAGGAACAAGTACAATTTATTAGTTTTCTTAAGGACAATGCCGAGGTGTTTGCATGGTTATCAAAAGATATATTAGGAATCAACCCAGACATAGCCCAACATTACCCAAACATTTCTCCTAAGGTATGACTAGTAAAACAAAATCCTTTCAAGTTTGCTCCTAATCGATAATAAACGATCAATAAAAAGGTAGACAAGCTAATAGGAGTAGGGTTTATCACTAAGATATAGTATCCCAAGTGGCTCGCTAATATTGTACTCACTAAAAAAACTAATGAAAACTGAAAGATATGTGTTGATTATACCAACCTCAACAAAGCATACTTGGAGGGCAACTATCTTCTTCCTCGTATTGATCAGTTGGTCGATATTACCTTAGGTCATGAGTTCCTCACATTTATAGATGCATTCTTAGGATATAATCAAATAAGGATAGTACACTTCAAGGATCCCCTATCATTTGTCCTCCCCTCCCACCACATGCTCCCCTCCTCTCTTAGGACTGTGAACCTATACGTCACATTTGCGGTCGAGCCACACTCTAAACCGATGATGACCAAGTTCATGATAGTCGATATTCCCTCGGTAGTGATGTTGACCTACCACATGGTAATGAAGTTTCCGACGATAACTAATATTAGAGAATTGAAAAGCAACCTGCGAAAGTCACACTAATGCTACCTTACGACGATCTCTTAACCAAAGAAGCCGTGATTTGAGACACTGCTTATAGATCCTCGAAGTTTCACCAAATTCCTCTCACACTCAGAGCCGGTGGAATCATTGATCGAGGCACCCTTGGATAAAACCTATCTCGATTAAGTTGTTAAAGTTGAGGCAACACTTCTCAAGGAGGAACAAGTATAACTTATCAGTTTTCTTAATGAGAATATCGATGTGTTTATATGGTTATCAAAAGATATATTAGGAATTAACCGAGACATAGCTTAGCATTACCCAAACATTTCTCCTAAGACATGACTAGTAAAATAAAAGCATCGTAAGTTTGCTCTTAATTGATAATAAACAATCAGTAAAATGATAGACAAGCTAATAGGAGTAGAGTTTATCACTAAGGTATGATACCCAGGTGGCTCGCTAATATTGTACTTATTGAAAAATCTAATGAAAACTGAAAGATATGTGTTAATAAGGACAACTATCTTCTTATCCGTATTGATCAGTTGGTCGACATTATCTCAGGTCATGAGCTTCTCACGTTTATAGATGCATTCTTGGGATATAACCAAATAAGGATGGTATGCTTCAAGGTATCCCCTATCACttgtcctccccccccccccaccccctacATCCCCGCCCCCTAAGATTGTGAACCTATATGCCACATTTGGGATCGAACCACACTCTAAACTGGTGATGACTAAGTTTATGATAGTCGATATTCCCTCAGcatataatgtaatcatagaatacTCCACACTAAATAGGCTAAGGGCAATAGTGTAACCTACCAAATGGTAAAGAAGTTTTCGATGAGAACTAACATTGGAGAATTGAGAAGCAACTCGCAAAAGTCACACTAATACTACCTTACGATGATCTCCTTACCGAAGAAGTCATGATTTGAGGCACTACTTATGGATTCTCGAAGTTTTACCAAATTCCTCTCACACTCGGAGCTAGTGGAATCAATGATCGAGGCACCCTTGGATAAAACATATCTCGACCTTGGGATAAAACCTATCTCGATTAAGTTGTTAAGGTCGGGACAATACTTTCCAAGGAAGAACAAGTACAACTTATCAGTTTTGTTAATGAGAATATTAAGACGTTTGGATGATTATCAAAAGATACATTAAGAATCAACCTAGAGATAGCTTAGTATTACCTAAACATTTCTCCTAAGACATGACCGGTAAAATAAAAGCCTCATAAATTTGCTCCTAATCGATAATAAATAAACAGTAAAAAGATAGATAAACTAATAGAGTAGCGTTGGTTGGGTTGGGATGAGAGGACAAATGATATGAGGTACCTTAAAGTGGCTCCCTTGTCTACATTGAAGCGTCTATCATTTGTCAAAATTTACTTTCGTTGGTTGGGTTGTCGCCTCCTAGTAGTAGATTTTTCTTCAATTAATGGTCCAAATGATGAATCTAATAATGGCCTAAACATTGTTATATGTGTGCAGAATAGAATTGAACTTAATTCtctcatttgttgtgtgtaatgaTGCACATAATTGGATGTGGGAGACAAAGAGCAGAGGTGCAGAAGATCACAGGACACATTTAAATTCAAAACACAAGAGAGTTGGGAGAAAGAAAGGAGGAACAGTTCCACCACGAACCTTGTTACTGATAGATTGTAAACATACATAATTGTATCTGGGAAAATTGAGGACGTATGAGGCCACACTTTTTGTGGACTACACACAACCTGTGTTGTTTGTTTCTCTCATATCAGCAAACAGAGACTCATGCATGACATCTTCAGTCTTCTCGCCGGTGCACCGATGGCGTGATGTGGTCGTCGAGCATGTACTTCTTCCAAAACCAGTGCTTCTTCCACACCAGAGTCATCTCTTCGATGGGCACGCCCTTCGTCTCGGGCACCAGGAAGACGACGAACAATGTCATCACTACCACGAAGGCAGCGAACAGGTGGAACAGACCGGATTTGAGGTGGCAGAGCGCCATGAGGAAGAGCTGCGCGATGACGAAGGTGAAGAAGAAGTTGACGCCGACCACGATCGACTGCCCCGCCGACCGGATGTTGAGCGGGAAGATCTCGCTGGGTACCAGCCAGCCGAGCGGCCCCCACGACCACGCGAACGCTGCGACGTAGACGCAGATGAGCGCCAGCACCAGGTTGGCCAACCCTGGCGAGAGCTTCCCGGTGCCGGCATCCCCGAAGAAGGTCCCCAGGATGGCCCCGACGGCCACCTGGCTCACCACCATCTGAATCCCGCCCTCCAGGAACAGGACCCTGCGGCCGAACTTGTCGACGGTTGCGATGGACACGGTGGTCGCGAAGACGTTGACGAGGCCGGAGATGACGGCCGACATGAGCGAGGCGCTGTCCCCGAAGCCGATGGTCTTAAAGAGCACCGGCGCGTAGAACATGATCACGTTGATGCCGGTGAGCTGCTGGAACATGGGGATGGCGATGGCCATGACGAGATGCGGGCGGTGTTCCGGGCGGAGGATGCTACTCCAGGGGTCGCTCACCTTCTTCGCCTCCTCGCTCGCCTCGATCATGTCCTGCAGCTCCGCCTCGACGTCGTCGGTCCCCCGGATCTTCTGAAGCGTGGCCTTGGCCTGGTCGCGCAGGCCACGCTCGACGAGGGAGTTGGGGGTGTCGGGGAGGGCGATGGCACCAAGGGTCATGATGAGAGCCGGCACGGCAGCAAGGGCCACCGATATGCGCCACCCGTATCCCGCATGGAGCTTTCCCGTGCCATAATTCACAAGGCCGGCGACGAAGATGCCGATGGTGGTGGCCATCTGGAACCCCATGTTGAGCGCCCCTCGGAGCTGCGGCGGTGCCATCTCGGACAAGTAAAGCGGGACGGCCTGGTTGGCGAACCCCACGCCGACACCGAGCAGAATGCGGCCGATGATGAGCATGGCCACGTTCATGGCGACGCCATTGATGGCTGAGCCCAGGAGGAAGGCCGCCCCGCCGAACAGCATGGATGACTTCCTGCCAAATGCCTGGGTCACCATTGACGCGAAGTAGGTGGAGATGAGCCCCGCGACGTAGAGGGACGACGTGAAGGACGTCAGCATTTGGCTGTCGAACTGGCACCATTGGTTCTTCGACCCGCTGGCCGTCTTCTCCTGCTGGTACACCGATGGGAAGAACTTCTCAAGGAATTCATCCATGGAAGTCACACCCCCTACAAAGAAACAGAGACATCAAATCATCAATCAGACAAACCCACACGTACGTTCTCGGTCATCCAAAATAGGCTCATATGTAGACACCAATTACTCACCCGAGACGCCAATGTCGTAGCCGAAGATTAGGCCACCGGTGGCCGCGATCATGCAAGTGACGATCACGAAGGAAGTGACACGGCCATTGTAGTGCTTCACCTCGCCATTTGAGGGCGCTAACCCACCACCTGCCATCTCGGCGCAAGCTCTCCGTCTCTGTGGTGAACGAGGGAAGGCAAGAGTTTTACTTCTGCTTCCCTTTTGGGTTCCACGATAACGCTGGTAGCTCGGCTCCTTTTTATACCTCCTCTTCGCTTGGTCgtccaagaagatcaaacaaaggTCTGACGCGCCATGAAAGCAGGGGCTCGGGCGCATTCCTGGCCACCGCCATCTTTAGGGTCTCTGCGATCGAAATCTTATCTGGGTTGGATATTGAGAGCTCGGTCAAAGGGATGCGCGTTTACTACTATTGAGAAGTTGGCATCCATCCTTTTGTTTACCGTGTCTGGCAATCCAGAGTgtgtctctctccctctctcgctctctctctctctctcatcatcttAACTTCACCTCGCAACTCGCGCAAACCTCTCTTCCCTTCTTGTAGAACTCGTTCCAACTCAACAAAGAAAGGAGAGACTCATCATGTAAAATGGCATCTAACTCATCAACATTGATGATTTCTGATCTATCCGAAACTGAAGTGCTATGACTTCACCTGAAATCCCTGAAACAACTGAACTGTTTAGAGAACTTGGACTAAGTAGCTGGTCCATTTGGACAAGATCAAGATAAAAATAAGTCATATGTTGAAACGTATACTTCTTCAAACTTCTTCAAGCACTAACTTAATATTTAATCGATGCCTGGTTATGCAGAAGCATTTTCGTACTGGTTATGCGGAAACGATTAATCTACTCTTAACAAGTTCCAGCAAATTCATCCATCCCCATGCAATTGCAACATGTGTTTTTTGTCCATTCAGTCAAGAACTGAAGCAGTGTTCATGTTGTGCTCATGCCTCTCACTGTACCACCCTACGAAATTTGTGtggtgtcccatatcatttgctgATGTGTTTTACGTAGCAAATTGGTTCCTGTCCCACAGTGGGTTGGCATGAGTCTATGAGATGCTCCGGATTGCCTTGTCACAGGCATGCAGACAATACCTATAATGGCACAATATGGACCTGTATATTGTGCCAGTGTTTAACTGGCAGAAAAATGTATCAACAACAGACTGCAGAAAAACATTATgataataagaaaaataagaaCTGATCAAATAATTAGAGATAAATAACAACTGGAGTGTAGTGTAGCAATTAACACATGTTTCAAAAGCAAAAAAACCAATCGCTCCTCGTAAACAATAAAGGTAATAATAAGACAAGGAAATATTGGTTCTTTCATCAGGTAACAGTTACATCGATGTCCCTTTGGGAATCTCCCTGTACTTCAAGCTTACAAGTTTTGAAAATCATAATGTGTTCAaagattaaaaagtaaaaaaagacaGCATGACAGAAATGATATGTAATGAGTCGGATTCGTACCACGCAACCAACCTATTTAATTACATATTGCAGAATAGAACATTAAGAAAACAGCTACCAATCATGTCCATGCTCTCCCAACATTCTTACAAAAATTATTTCATCAAGTTCAAATGTGACATGTTTTACCATGGCTAGGTAAGAATTGGCATATGATGTAAATGCAATTACAGGAAAAAAGAATTTGCCTCACATGTACTTATCCGATAGAATCATAATAAAGACCCAAATTGTGATGCCAAGTAAAAGATGAAAATTCTGATAAGGCCTTCACAACAAAGTACAAAGTACAATGGGCTTAATTCATAATGTAGAATGTGCAAGTCATGTAAATGTAATTAACTCATTACAAGGTTGGTAATTGTCTCTGTGCCCCTGAACTAGACATTGGCTGACCCTGACTCTTGTGGAGTTTTTGCAGCAATGGAGATAGCATGAAGTCCAGATTTCAGTTCATCACCTAGAAGTTCATATACCATTCGATGACGTTTCACTAGGGTCTGCCCTTCAAACTTTGAAGAGACAATCTTAATGTTAAAGTGAGTCTCATTTGCATCTCCTTGAACACCTGCATGACCGGCATGCTGATATGAAACATCTTCAATTTCCAAAACACTTGCTTCCAGAGCAGACTGCAGCTTTTGCCTGATTCTGTTAGCTCTGGAAAGCAGAACATTGGCACCTCGTGAACCCATTGTCTATACAAATTCTCTTGTGATTCTTCCGATGAAACCTAAATTCAACTAAGTTGCCTGTAAAAGTAATTACTTGCATAAGCGCTTAGTAGTCTAGTGATAGATTAAACGATTCAATGTCATTGCATGTTTCTATGCCATTCCACATGTTCTCTTCATTAATTTCTCAAGAAGAGACCAAAGTCACCAACGTGGATGTACGCCAGAATGACATACTGCAAGAGTTtcctaacataatatatatagtaAATACAGCTGAGATACAAAGCAAAGGTGCatacaaaaatcataaaaattcaaaaCCAGCATTACATGGCAACAATGGTGTATCAGGAACAGTTGTTAATTACAAACCTAGTGAGGGTTATCAACAATGATATTTCATACGATTTTTTATTCCCTAGCGTGAAGCTGGATAAGAATCCTGAAATGCGGTTAGttttctttaatcaaaatcattaagACATAGAAATGGAGGTCTAAATATACTATGACATTGAGCATGTACAACACGCACATAAATCTTTGAGACCAATCCTTCCCAGGGAAGGATGAACAACCAAAGAACATCTCTTTCCTCATGACCAATCAACTGTAGATAGATTGGACGCAAACAAACATTGTGCCATCCAATCTCCTCTTTATCCTGAGACACTTCGAAAGCCTATTAACTCGGTATGTTTCAAATCCCACATAACCAAGCTTATACTACGAAGTTATGTTACGAAGTCATCATTTTTATGAGCAAAATCCGATCTTTTGAAACAAAAACGCCAATTAAGCGAAGAATGGCACTGAAATTTGAGTCGGTCTTTAATCATTACCGTCGACATACAACTATCATATCCCTTCAACCGAAGAAAAACAAACAAATTAAAGGAAAGAACACGAAAGTCTATCCCGATCTTATGTGACAAGCAAAACCAGAAAAATCTGGGCAAACCACATCAGGGGAACTCCCGCGGAGCAAACCAGATCCCAAAATCTAGTCCTTTACTATGTAATCGAATCAATTATGGAGGGGGAGGAGATCAAAACTCACTGTTGAGACCCAGGAGTGTGGTCGAAACGGGAGGGACGGGCGGAGGCGATGCCGCCTTCGTTTTAGGGCATAGGTTGGAAATAAGACGCTAATCGCAATGGAATATTAGAAGTGTCACTCATTTAGCACgatttacattttaaaattaaattatctaCAATATATAAACATCATTTTTGAGCAAATATATAACTCAAATATATTTGTATTTACATTCATGTGTTTCAAGAATGATATTTACATTAGTGGGCATTTATGGAAAATTTGGATCATGATAAAGCATTTAAAATATGTagaatttatattatctattaagtatttattaaaataattatttgtatATCATGAATTAAACATTTCTTCTAACACCTTTTTTTTCACCTATAGATCGTTAAAGAATTATAAGAGGTTTCAAGAAGATTAATTATTTGTGGATAGACATATAAGAATAAGATCAAAGCAGTGTTTTTACAACTAATACTTGATTTATCTGGCTCACTTATAATGTTTTTCAAtggtattataatatttttattaatatgctaaaaatattataaaactaacaaaaatattataaaataaaataatattctatcTCTTTGATTATCATTGCTCATAGGCTATTAtggtataaattttttaagcttAAATTTGGTTTATTTAAGATTATgagtttatttatattatttataatatttaaaaatatattttaaatcaatttATTATGGTgatcaaaatactataataagCCAAAACACTACAACTGATAGAAAAAGTACTATAGGGTTTGGTGAgagatattttagatattattctAAATAGGAGCATCATTCGAAAAATAAAAACAGAGGtatctttttgaaaaaaaaattaaaaaaaaatcacccaaaaataaatttatgattaaaaaaaataa
The DNA window shown above is from Musa acuminata AAA Group cultivar baxijiao chromosome BXJ2-4, Cavendish_Baxijiao_AAA, whole genome shotgun sequence and carries:
- the LOC135611217 gene encoding sugar transport protein 10-like; the protein is MRPSPCFHGASDLCLIFLDDQAKRRYKKEPSYQRYRGTQKGSRSKTLAFPRSPQRRRACAEMAGGGLAPSNGEVKHYNGRVTSFVIVTCMIAATGGLIFGYDIGVSGGVTSMDEFLEKFFPSVYQQEKTASGSKNQWCQFDSQMLTSFTSSLYVAGLISTYFASMVTQAFGRKSSMLFGGAAFLLGSAINGVAMNVAMLIIGRILLGVGVGFANQAVPLYLSEMAPPQLRGALNMGFQMATTIGIFVAGLVNYGTGKLHAGYGWRISVALAAVPALIMTLGAIALPDTPNSLVERGLRDQAKATLQKIRGTDDVEAELQDMIEASEEAKKVSDPWSSILRPEHRPHLVMAIAIPMFQQLTGINVIMFYAPVLFKTIGFGDSASLMSAVISGLVNVFATTVSIATVDKFGRRVLFLEGGIQMVVSQVAVGAILGTFFGDAGTGKLSPGLANLVLALICVYVAAFAWSWGPLGWLVPSEIFPLNIRSAGQSIVVGVNFFFTFVIAQLFLMALCHLKSGLFHLFAAFVVVMTLFVVFLVPETKGVPIEEMTLVWKKHWFWKKYMLDDHITPSVHRRED